The Musa acuminata AAA Group cultivar baxijiao unplaced genomic scaffold, Cavendish_Baxijiao_AAA HiC_scaffold_1107, whole genome shotgun sequence genome window below encodes:
- the LOC103991954 gene encoding uncharacterized protein LOC103991954 isoform X1, whose protein sequence is MAEREIAVTKEALHQYIIIRKLHMELEEEREASATAANEALSVILRLQREKAAEKMEACQYRRIAEEKMHHAEQSLIILEEEMQQKEFEILILKHQIKLYKTKLLSNGIGDLGSGNVVTSEDGALVDKTGLHGYISRNISLPPLRVVKLCSETGGNENSLLAFSEQTKLKRIGDYTDQLGDKNRETPNLFRESATDDYNSEEVDGEVKYESSPRRNGCQTTSSNSPRSSGKEFSSCSQDSTLTGDALCHSNCGTKICLDAEGASSLHSQAVKQVDTMESVGDSISHDQIESRRNANHLACVHDIFEVPESDKYHTSREPNKHFLEESIKESKTSVGTEDLVSQDTVESPSRDNDWLDRVVTHSDHSSGISTPTSQPDKLSAPTKGEMLNYNSVLVDSINRTCIMRNDFEHIKFQLQQIEYEKIMKMEDSERSNEQLKLLRDIYDKLNTIECHLQSSRSKKCLQHNESQLISVIENRRSYHSQFSYVELVVILGMFILPTRD, encoded by the coding sequence ATGGCTGAAAGGGAGATTGCAGTTACAAAGGAAGCGCTTcaccaatatatcatcataaGAAAACTTCAtatggagctagaggaggaaagagAAGCTTCAGCAACTGCAGCAAATGAAGCTTTATCCGTGATTCTGAGACTTCAGAGAGAAAAGGCAGCAGAGAAGATGGAAGCATGCCAGTACAGGAGAATTGCAGAGGAAAAAATGCATCATGCAGAGCAATCCTTGATTATTCTAGAGGAAGAAATGCAACAGAAGGAATTTGAGATTTTAATCCTTAAGCACCAAATTAAGTTATATAAGACCAAGTTATTGAGTAATGGTATTGGTGATCTTGGATCTGGAAATGTTGTAACAAGTGAAGATGGTGCTTTAGTGGACAAAACCGGTCTTCATGGCTATATTAGCAGGAACATCTCTTTGCCTCCTTTAAGAGTGGTTAAGTTGTGTAGTGAGACTGGTGGCAATGAGAATAGTCTCCTAGCATTTTCAGAGCAAACAAAATTGAAAAGGATTGGTGACTACACGGACCAGCTTGGTGACAAGAATAGGGAAACACCAAACTTGTTTCGGGAATCTGCAACGGATGATTATAATTCTGAAGAAGTAGATGGAGAAGTGAAATATGAATCAAGTCCACGAAGAAATGGGTGTCAAACAACATCAAGTAACAGCCCACGCAGTTCAGGAAAAGAGTTTTCATCTTGTTCGCAGGATTCAACTCTGACTGGTGACGCATTGTGCCATTCAAATTGTGGAACTAAGATCTGTCTGGATGCTGAAGGTGCTTCAAGTTTGCATTCGCAAGCTGTAAAACAAGTGGATACCATGGAGTCTGTTGGGGATAGCATTTCACATGATCAAATTGAATCAAGGAGAAATGCAAATCATTTGGCATGTGTCCATGACATATTTGAAGTCCCAGAAAGTGACAAATATCATACCAGTAGAGAACCTAACAAGCATTTCTTGGAAGAGTCTATAAAAGAGTCTAAAACTTCTGTTGGCACTGAAGATTTAGTGTCTCAAGATACAGTAGAATCCCCTTCCCGAGACAATGATTGGCTAGACAGGGTAGTCACACATTCAGACCATAGTAGTGGAATTTCTACACCAACAAGCCAACCTGACAAGTTGTCTGCACCCACAAAAGGTGAAATGTTGAATTATAATTCGGTTCTCGTGGATTCTATAAATAGAACCTGTATCATGCGGAATGATTTTGAACATATAAAATTCCAACTGCAGCAGATTGAATATGAAAAGATTATGAAAATGGAAGATTCTGAAAGGAGCAACGAACAGTTAAAGTTGTTGAGGGACATTTATGACAAGCTGAACACTATAGAATGTCACCTGCAAAGTTCCAGGTCCAAGAAGTGCCTTCAGCACAATGAGTCCCAGTTGATCTCTGTTATTGAG
- the LOC103991954 gene encoding uncharacterized protein LOC103991954 isoform X2, whose amino-acid sequence MAEREIAVTKEALHQYIIIRKLHMELEEEREASATAANEALSVILRLQREKAAEKMEACQYRRIAEEKMHHAEQSLIILEEEMQQKEFEILILKHQIKLYKTKLLSNGIGDLGSGNVVTSEDGALVDKTGLHGYISRNISLPPLRVVKLCSETGGNENSLLAFSEQTKLKRIGDYTDQLGDKNRETPNLFRESATDDYNSEEVDGEVKYESSPRRNGCQTTSSNSPRSSGKEFSSCSQDSTLTGDALCHSNCGTKICLDAEGASSLHSQAVKQVDTMESVGDSISHDQIESRRNANHLACVHDIFEVPESDKYHTSREPNKHFLEESIKESKTSVGTEDLVSQDTVESPSRDNDWLDRVVTHSDHSSGISTPTSQPDKLSAPTKGEMLNYNSVLVDSINRTCIMRNDFEHIKFQLQQIEYEKIMKMEDSERSNEQLKLLRDIYDKLNTIECHLQSSRSKKCLQHNESQLISVIEAFLSFTI is encoded by the coding sequence ATGGCTGAAAGGGAGATTGCAGTTACAAAGGAAGCGCTTcaccaatatatcatcataaGAAAACTTCAtatggagctagaggaggaaagagAAGCTTCAGCAACTGCAGCAAATGAAGCTTTATCCGTGATTCTGAGACTTCAGAGAGAAAAGGCAGCAGAGAAGATGGAAGCATGCCAGTACAGGAGAATTGCAGAGGAAAAAATGCATCATGCAGAGCAATCCTTGATTATTCTAGAGGAAGAAATGCAACAGAAGGAATTTGAGATTTTAATCCTTAAGCACCAAATTAAGTTATATAAGACCAAGTTATTGAGTAATGGTATTGGTGATCTTGGATCTGGAAATGTTGTAACAAGTGAAGATGGTGCTTTAGTGGACAAAACCGGTCTTCATGGCTATATTAGCAGGAACATCTCTTTGCCTCCTTTAAGAGTGGTTAAGTTGTGTAGTGAGACTGGTGGCAATGAGAATAGTCTCCTAGCATTTTCAGAGCAAACAAAATTGAAAAGGATTGGTGACTACACGGACCAGCTTGGTGACAAGAATAGGGAAACACCAAACTTGTTTCGGGAATCTGCAACGGATGATTATAATTCTGAAGAAGTAGATGGAGAAGTGAAATATGAATCAAGTCCACGAAGAAATGGGTGTCAAACAACATCAAGTAACAGCCCACGCAGTTCAGGAAAAGAGTTTTCATCTTGTTCGCAGGATTCAACTCTGACTGGTGACGCATTGTGCCATTCAAATTGTGGAACTAAGATCTGTCTGGATGCTGAAGGTGCTTCAAGTTTGCATTCGCAAGCTGTAAAACAAGTGGATACCATGGAGTCTGTTGGGGATAGCATTTCACATGATCAAATTGAATCAAGGAGAAATGCAAATCATTTGGCATGTGTCCATGACATATTTGAAGTCCCAGAAAGTGACAAATATCATACCAGTAGAGAACCTAACAAGCATTTCTTGGAAGAGTCTATAAAAGAGTCTAAAACTTCTGTTGGCACTGAAGATTTAGTGTCTCAAGATACAGTAGAATCCCCTTCCCGAGACAATGATTGGCTAGACAGGGTAGTCACACATTCAGACCATAGTAGTGGAATTTCTACACCAACAAGCCAACCTGACAAGTTGTCTGCACCCACAAAAGGTGAAATGTTGAATTATAATTCGGTTCTCGTGGATTCTATAAATAGAACCTGTATCATGCGGAATGATTTTGAACATATAAAATTCCAACTGCAGCAGATTGAATATGAAAAGATTATGAAAATGGAAGATTCTGAAAGGAGCAACGAACAGTTAAAGTTGTTGAGGGACATTTATGACAAGCTGAACACTATAGAATGTCACCTGCAAAGTTCCAGGTCCAAGAAGTGCCTTCAGCACAATGAGTCCCAGTTGATCTCTGTTATTGAG
- the LOC135666537 gene encoding phospholipid hydroperoxide glutathione peroxidase 1, chloroplastic-like has product MASAAAASSALFYANPTLHAGFQDRRAKTPTAEFLHLSAKFSDGLPTSAFRVLKHPSRLRQNLGSVGRPGRTPGVAYATAATEKRVHDFTVKDIDGKDVSLNKFKGKILLIVNVASRCGLTSSNYSELSHIYEKYKTQGFEVLAFPCNQFGGQEPGSNSEIKQFACTRFKADFPIFDKVDVNGPNAAPVYQFLKSSAGGFLGDLIKWNFEKFLVDKNGKVVERYPPTTSPFQIEKDIQKLLAA; this is encoded by the exons ATGGCTTCCGCAGCTGCCGCATCCTCCGCCCTCTTCTACGCCAACCCTACGCTGCACGCCGGCTTCCAGGACAGGAGAGCGAAAACCCCCACGGCGGAGTTCCTCCATCTGTCTGCTAAGTTCTCGGACGGATTGCCCACGTCCGCCTTTCGGGTCCTCAAGCACCCCTCCCGGTTGCGTCAAAACCTTGGATCTGTGGGAAGACCAGGGAGGACTCCCGGTGTGGCCTATGCCACCGCTGCCACCGAGAAGAGAGTCCATGATTTCACCGTGAAG GATATTGATGGCAAGGATGTTTCTCTCAACAAATTCAAAGGAAAGATTCTGTTGATCGTTAACGTTGCTTCAAGATG TGGATTGACATCATCAAATTACTCTGAGCTCTCTCACATTTACGAGAAGTACAAGACCCAAG GATTTGAGGTTTTGGCCTTCCCTTGCAATCAATTTGGGGGACAAGAACCTGGATCAAATTCAGAAATTAAACAGTTTGCCTGTACAAGGTTCAAAGCAGATTTTCCTATTTTTGATAAG GTTGATGTTAATGGACCAAATGCTGCACCAGTTTATCAGTTTCTCAAGTCTAGTGCTGGAGGATTTCTAGGGGATCTTATAAAGTGGAACTTTGAGAAGTTCTTGGTAGATAAGAATGGGAAAGTTGTGGAGAGATATCCACCAACAACTTCCCCTTTCCAGATCGAG AAGGATATCCAGAAACTCCTTGCAGCATAA